The following nucleotide sequence is from Solidesulfovibrio carbinolicus.
TCCATGCCGGGCATGTAGGCGGCGTCGGGCTTGCCGGCCTTGTCCACGCCCTGGTCGGCCAGGCGCACGCCCACGACCTTGCGGTGTTCGATGATGGGCGCGGCCCCGGGCGAGGACGGCCATATCTGGGCCGCGCCGGTCGCCATGACGTTGTTGCCGACCCACTGGTTGAACTGGCCGATGGAGAAGGTCAGGCCGCCGTGTTTGTTGAGAAACGGCGGGATGTACGGCAGTTCCCAGGAGAAATCCTTGTAGGTGCAGCCCGGGAAGCGGCCGCCCAGAAGCTTAAACGCAGCGTCGGCGGCTTTCATGGGCAGCGGCCGGCGGCTGGCTCCGTGGGGATCGAGGAGGTAGACGACCTTTTCCTCGGTGATGGGCGCGCACATGGGCAGGCAGGCCGGATCGAGGTCGGGCAGGGTTTCGCGGATGGCCCGGGCCTTGGAGACCACGCCCGAGACGCCCACGCCGATGTCGTCGGCGCGCTCGTAGCAGATGACCTGGGGCGGCATGCCGGGCATGAGGTCGCTTTCCATGACCGGGGAGCCGTCCTCGTTGACGATGCCCCGGGCGAGCGTGGTCAGAAACCCGCCCATGGCCGGCCCGAAGCCGACGCAGACAATGTCCGTTTCCATGACCTGCCGCTCATCCATACGCGCCTCCGTGCTGGGTGGGAGGAGGAGGCGAAGAGCTGGGGGAGGAAACCCCTTTTTGAAAAAAGGGGTTTCCTCCCCCAGACCCCCACCTTCCCCAAAAACTTTTCAAGGGGGTTTTATGGCGTCATGCCGTGTTGCCGCAACGTTCCCCCGTCAAGGGGGACCGGGGGGATTGCCTCCCCCCGGCGGGGGAGCGGGGGCAAGCCCCCGCGTTTTGTTACATCGGATAATCAAGCGCTTCCGGGATCATGACCTGGGTGAGCGCTTGTCCGGCCCGTTCGCGGGCCGCGCCGCAGCCGGCCAGGGACGCGTCCGCGGCGGCGCGCAGGCCGGCGAAGGCGGTCAGATCGGCTCCGGCCGGGGCATAGCCGTAGATCAGGGACGCGCAGACCTTGGCGGCCTCGCCGGCGGCCTTGGCCGCCTGGATGCGGGCCAGATCGCTAAAGAAGGCGACGTAGCCTTCCAGGCCCTCGGCCACCACCGGATTTTCCGGCCCCTTGGCGGCCAGCTCCAGCACGTCGAGGATCTGCAGGCGCGTGGCGATCAGCGGACACAGGGCGTCGGCCAGGGGGAAAGTCACGGCTTGCCGGTTGCTGTGGTAGAGCTTTTTGCCGTCGGCGTCCTTGTTGGCGGACAGGAAGTCGAGGGTGTGCTTCCACAGCGTCAGGCCGGCGGCCACCGAGGCCGCGCCGGTCTCGGGATGGGAAGCGGCCACGCGGTTCATCTCGGCGATGTAGTTGTCCACGTAGGCCAGGAAGATGTCGCTGGCCATGGTGATGCCCATCTGACGGCGCTGGACGCATTCGGGGCCTTCGTAGGTGGCTTCGAGCTGGCTGTCGTTCCATTTGTGGAACAAGAACCCGGGGCAGTCCTCGGTGATGCCGTAGCCGCCCATCATGGCCACGGCCTCGCGCATGACCGTGGCGCCGTGGCCGGTGTTCCACAGCTTGCAGGCCGGGCAGAGCACGCCGGCTTCGGCTTCCAGCGCCTGGTACTTGACCACCGGATCGGCGTCCAGGGCCTCGAAACGGGCGGCGTCGCGCCCGGCTTCGGGGGCAAACAGCAGATTGACGTATTCGATGGCCTCGGGCTGGACCTTTTTGAGCGCCGTCATCTGGCCGCGCGCCCCGGACACGCCCTTGGCGGCCAGGGCCGCGTCCTTGGCCTTTTCCGTGGGATCGAGCTGGTCGAAAAGCCGCGCCGTGGCGAACCCCAGGGAAGCCCCGGCCTCGCCGGCGGCCCAGACTTCGGCCAGACGGATGACGGCGTCCTGCTTCTGCTGCAGGCCGAGTTCGAATTTCGCCGAACCGGCCTCGCAGGCGTCGCCGCCCCGGAATCGGCCCCGCTGGTAGCGGATGACCGGCTCCACGGCCGAGAGCAGCTTGGCCGTGGTCATGAGCGCCACCGGCACGCGGGTGCGGTGGAACACGGCGGCGATGACCTCGGAGTGGGAATAGTTGGGGACGATGCAGCCGTCTTTCACGGTGTAGCCGCCGACGATGCGGCTGGCCGGCACCTTGAGGTTGAAGACCGGGTCGCGGGTGGAGGACAGCTGGTGCACCATCTTCAGCGTAGGCGCGCCGCGGTCGAACAGGCCCGGGTCGGTCTCTTCCAGGATGATGATGCAGGAGGATTTGATGCGCGCATCAGCGGTGTCCACGGCGGCGGTGGCGTAGTTGGCGAAGTCCATGCCGGTGATGAAGCGGCCGCGCTTTTCCACGTGCAGGATGGGCTCCTGGCCGTCTTCCCAGGAATCGACGCGCACCTTGCCGGTGAGGACTCCGGTGTCCACGCCGACGTAGGGGATGGGTTCGGTCAGCGCGAACGCGCCGCGCCAGGGGGCGCGATCCGGGGCCGGGGCGCACAGGGTCATGTAGTGGTCGCGCTGTTCGGTGGTGCCGCGCTCGTGGATGGGCGACAGGGCCAGGTTGTTGGCCAGGGAGCAGGTGGCCGCGCCGGCGTCGACCCAGGAAAGTTCGAAGGCGACCAGGGACAGGGCCATGTTTTTCGGCCCTTCGATGAAGCCGCCCTGGTGGGGATCAAGGAAAACGGCGGTGATGCCGGCTTCGTCAAAAGTCTTGAGCAACGAGTCCTTCTGCTCGGTCCATTCATGGGAATGGCGCACGCCGTCGGCCACCATGCGGGCCACGACGCCCCGGGCCACGGAACGGGCCGACTGCACGGCCATCTGGAGATCGAAGCGGTCGGCGTAGCGCCACATGATTTGCCGGACATCGTCGCCCGGGAGAGTGCGTAGGGTTTCCATAGGTCTCGCCTGGTTCGTGGTTGCTGGCGCGGGAGCGCAAGTGTGCGCTGATTATAAAGTAGGGGAAGCTAAAATATTCGGCTCCACGCGTCAATCCGGGGCGCGCGGCGAAGCCGGCTGCCCTGGGGCGTCGAACAGGCCGGCATCGCGGCGGTTTCCTGTCCGGCCGGACTTGTGCAAATGGTCGCGGTCCGGTACGAATCCAGGCAGGGGGCGTGTCCCCGCAACCTCCGACTCCGACGGGCGGCCATGCGGTATGTGCTGACGCACCATTTCGACCCGGACTTCGAACAGCGCCGGCTGCGCCCGAAGAACCGGGAGGACGGCAGCGTGGACCAGTTCGACCTGGGCTACGTGCAAAACGTCGCCGCCGGCCAGCTCCTGGCCGAATGGACGCCCCTGGCTCCGGGCGAGGACGCGCCGGACGGGGGAATAGTTTCGGAAAACACGGCCTTTCCCCACGGCGAGGGCTGCAAGGTCGACCCGGACAACCCGCTGCGACTGCTGGCCGCCGTCAACGGCCATGTGGCCCGCATCGACGGCCGCATCACCGTGCGCGAGACCCTGGCCATCGGCCGCGACATTGATTTCCACACCGGCAACATCGTGGCCCTGGGCGACGTCATCATCGGCGGCGACATTCGTTCCGGATTCACGGTCATGGGCCGCCACATCACGGTGACCGGGCTGGTGCTGGCCGCCCGGGTGCGGGCCATGGGCAACGTCACCTGCAACGGCGGCATCCAGGGCGGCGGCAAGGCCACCCTGCGGGCCGGGCGCAGCCTGCGGGCCAGGTTTTGCGAAAACGCCGTGCTCCACGCCGCCCAAAACATCCTCATCGACGGTTCGGCCATGCATTGCCGGCTTTTCGCCGGGGAAAAGCTGGCGGTCAAGGGCCGGCTGGCCGGGGGCGAAGCCTACTGCGGCGAGGCGGTCTACGTGGGCGAGCAGCTCGGCGGCGGCGGCCAGAGCCAGACGCGCATCCTGCTCGGCTACGACCCCGAGCGCATCCACAAGGACCAGCACATCAAGGCCGGCCTGCGCCAGGCCCTGCTCGACGTCGAGGCCTGCCGCGTGGATCTGGGGCGAGGCGGGGAAGCCGCCAAGGACTGCGCCGATGCGCTGGCCCAGGGCGAGCAACGCATCGAGGCCTTCCGCCGCCAGCTCAAGCGTTTGTGGGAGAGTCCGGCGGCCACGAGGCGTTTTTCCAGCTGCCGGGTCATCGTGCCGGGCCGTATCGGGGCCAATGTGGAAGTCTCCATCGGCGAGGCCCATGCCGTCATCCCCGAGGACACCCGCGACGCCGTGGTCCGCTACCAGGACGGCGAGATCGTGGTGGAGCATCCGGCGCTGCGCAAATAGGCGCGCCCCTACGACGTCTGGTCGTAGTCCGGGTTGTCCTCGGGTTCGAGGTCGAGCACTTCCTCGCCGCCGATGTAGGGCATGAGGATGGGGTTTTCCACGGCCTTGAGCAGATTGGCGATGGCCCCCTTGAGACGGTTGACGTTCTCCACGATCAAATTCACGTACTGCATCTTTTTTTCGACTTCCATGCGCTCAATGGTCAGTCCGATGAGATGCCGCATGGCGGCCTCGGCGTGCAGCGGCCAGGGGCCGGGCACCAGCTGCATGGCCTCGCTGATAAGGGTCGTGCCGATCTCGTCTTCGTGGTCGAGAAAGTCTTCGTAATCTTCCAAGATCAGCTCGGCCCCGTTTTTCATGATGGCCAGCACGTTGTTGCCCACGTGGGCCATGCCGCCGGCCGCCTTGGCCAGGGCGTCGCGGCCCACTTCCAGCTGGCGGCCCACCGTCAGGGACACGATGCGGGCGCAGTCGGCCAAAAAGTCGGTCTCGTAGCGGTCGAAATAGTTGGCCTTCTTGGAATAGAGCATGATCAGGCCAAAGGCCTTTTCATCCGGGCCGCGCAGGAAAAACGACAGCCGGCAGCGGTAACCTTCGAGATAGGGCACGCAGTCGATGGACTCGCCGCCGCGCTCCGGGCCAAGCAGGTTGTTGGAGCGCACAAAAAGCATTCGCGGATTGGCCACCGAGCGCATGACCGGATGGTGGGGCAGGGCCTCTTCCATGAACTTGACGAAGATAGGCGTGGCCCGGCCGGTGTGGGTGTTGGCCGCGATGTTGACCCAGTGGCCGGACTCGTCGCGCAGGCGGCAAACGTAGAGGTCGGCCTTGAGTTCCTTGAGCAGCACCTCGGCGCTTTGCTCCAGGATTTCATCGGCGGTCTGAAAGTCCTGGCCGGCGTTAATCAGCTCGTAGAAGATCTCGAGCATGAGCTTGGCTTTTTCATGGGCCTTCTTGGCCAGGCCGAAGCGGTGCTCCAGCTGGACCAGGCCGGGGTTGGCCTTGCGCAGGCCCTCGATCTTGGTGACCTTGAGCCGGTCAAGCTCCAGGCGGATGGCGGTCAGCACGCCAAGCAGGGATTCCCAGTCCGTCACCGGCCGGTCCGTATCGTCGAGCTGCGGCGTGAGCGGCAGCACGTCCAGGGACGTCTTGATGGACAACAGCAGATCGCATACGGCCCGGCGCACGGCTTCCGGGGCGGAGCCGATGATGTTGAGCAGATGTTCGCGAGGGTCGCTTGCCGTCAGCAGAAGCGGCGTGGCAATGGGGCAGCAGTCGGCTTTGAGGGTCATGTCGCTTCCTTGGGCGCGGGCACGGGGTCGGATGGCTACAGCATAGCGCGGGCCGCGCCGTCTGTCATCCGGCCGTCACAAGGAGACGACGTCGAAGCGCATGGTCTCAAGATCGGCGATAAGCACCTTGCCGCACAGCGCCCCTGGCCGGCCGGCCAGCAGGCGTATGGCCTCGGCCGATTGCAGGGCGGCCACGGCCATGACCGCCGGCGACGGACAGCCCAGCACGTCTTCGGCCGCCGTGCCCGAGCCGCCGCCGCCGAAAAGATCGGCCGGCGACGGGCCGCCGGGCAGCACCGTGGCCACCAGGCCGGTGTAGCCGGCCACGGCCCCGGTCACCA
It contains:
- a CDS encoding acyl-CoA dehydrogenase family protein — its product is METLRTLPGDDVRQIMWRYADRFDLQMAVQSARSVARGVVARMVADGVRHSHEWTEQKDSLLKTFDEAGITAVFLDPHQGGFIEGPKNMALSLVAFELSWVDAGAATCSLANNLALSPIHERGTTEQRDHYMTLCAPAPDRAPWRGAFALTEPIPYVGVDTGVLTGKVRVDSWEDGQEPILHVEKRGRFITGMDFANYATAAVDTADARIKSSCIIILEETDPGLFDRGAPTLKMVHQLSSTRDPVFNLKVPASRIVGGYTVKDGCIVPNYSHSEVIAAVFHRTRVPVALMTTAKLLSAVEPVIRYQRGRFRGGDACEAGSAKFELGLQQKQDAVIRLAEVWAAGEAGASLGFATARLFDQLDPTEKAKDAALAAKGVSGARGQMTALKKVQPEAIEYVNLLFAPEAGRDAARFEALDADPVVKYQALEAEAGVLCPACKLWNTGHGATVMREAVAMMGGYGITEDCPGFLFHKWNDSQLEATYEGPECVQRRQMGITMASDIFLAYVDNYIAEMNRVAASHPETGAASVAAGLTLWKHTLDFLSANKDADGKKLYHSNRQAVTFPLADALCPLIATRLQILDVLELAAKGPENPVVAEGLEGYVAFFSDLARIQAAKAAGEAAKVCASLIYGYAPAGADLTAFAGLRAAADASLAGCGAARERAGQALTQVMIPEALDYPM
- a CDS encoding DUF342 domain-containing protein — its product is MRYVLTHHFDPDFEQRRLRPKNREDGSVDQFDLGYVQNVAAGQLLAEWTPLAPGEDAPDGGIVSENTAFPHGEGCKVDPDNPLRLLAAVNGHVARIDGRITVRETLAIGRDIDFHTGNIVALGDVIIGGDIRSGFTVMGRHITVTGLVLAARVRAMGNVTCNGGIQGGGKATLRAGRSLRARFCENAVLHAAQNILIDGSAMHCRLFAGEKLAVKGRLAGGEAYCGEAVYVGEQLGGGGQSQTRILLGYDPERIHKDQHIKAGLRQALLDVEACRVDLGRGGEAAKDCADALAQGEQRIEAFRRQLKRLWESPAATRRFSSCRVIVPGRIGANVEVSIGEAHAVIPEDTRDAVVRYQDGEIVVEHPALRK
- a CDS encoding histidine kinase codes for the protein MTLKADCCPIATPLLLTASDPREHLLNIIGSAPEAVRRAVCDLLLSIKTSLDVLPLTPQLDDTDRPVTDWESLLGVLTAIRLELDRLKVTKIEGLRKANPGLVQLEHRFGLAKKAHEKAKLMLEIFYELINAGQDFQTADEILEQSAEVLLKELKADLYVCRLRDESGHWVNIAANTHTGRATPIFVKFMEEALPHHPVMRSVANPRMLFVRSNNLLGPERGGESIDCVPYLEGYRCRLSFFLRGPDEKAFGLIMLYSKKANYFDRYETDFLADCARIVSLTVGRQLEVGRDALAKAAGGMAHVGNNVLAIMKNGAELILEDYEDFLDHEDEIGTTLISEAMQLVPGPWPLHAEAAMRHLIGLTIERMEVEKKMQYVNLIVENVNRLKGAIANLLKAVENPILMPYIGGEEVLDLEPEDNPDYDQTS